Proteins encoded by one window of Desulfuromonadales bacterium:
- a CDS encoding flavodoxin family protein, producing the protein MSRTVLGIVGSYRKGGTIDQAVSAVLAAAAERGAATEKIYLLDSRIEFCTNCRSCTQHPGPDPGRCYLEDDMAGLIERIVGADALVLGAPVNFGNVNALTQRFLERLAGYSFWPWGQPAPKMRKKGRPPKPAVLVTASAMPAIMGRLFTGSLRGLKLGAAAVGAKPVATLFVGLAAQREHHELSARMIHNARSAGQKLVARR; encoded by the coding sequence ATGAGTCGAACGGTTCTCGGCATCGTCGGAAGCTACCGCAAGGGCGGCACCATCGACCAGGCGGTCTCGGCGGTGCTGGCTGCCGCGGCGGAGCGTGGAGCCGCCACCGAAAAGATCTACCTGCTCGACTCGCGCATCGAGTTCTGCACCAACTGCCGCAGTTGCACTCAACACCCCGGACCCGATCCCGGTCGGTGCTACCTCGAAGACGATATGGCCGGACTCATCGAGAGGATCGTGGGCGCCGACGCCCTGGTTCTTGGGGCCCCGGTCAACTTCGGCAATGTCAACGCTCTGACCCAGCGGTTCCTGGAGCGGCTGGCCGGCTACTCCTTCTGGCCCTGGGGACAGCCGGCGCCGAAGATGCGCAAGAAAGGCCGGCCGCCGAAACCGGCCGTGCTCGTCACGGCGAGCGCCATGCCGGCAATCATGGGGAGGCTGTTCACCGGCTCCCTGCGAGGATTGAAACTGGGTGCCGCCGCCGTCGGGGCCAAGCCCGTCGCCACCCTGTTCGTCGGTCTCGCCGCCCAGCGGGAGCACCATGAACTGTCAGCGCGAATGATCCACAACGCCCGCAGCGCCGGGCAAAAGCTGGTGGCGCGGCGATAA